In a single window of the Synergistota bacterium genome:
- a CDS encoding NAD/NADP octopine/nopaline dehydrogenase family protein, with the protein MHEVAILGAGSGGMAIAAVLSREGCNVRLYDKYEDAIRGIAEAGGITLQTEDGEDFVRVGLITTSIEEAIAGAELILIITPAFAHRELAVKCAPFLVNGQMVILSPGRTAGALEFYNAVMNVNPQADFTVGEAQTLVYACRKTAPSRVRIHRAKRKVRIAAMPAIRTGEVIEKISQFFPEFEPAENVLETSLLNIGAIFHPAPTILNITRIERREEFEFYIDGITPCVSHILEALDRERISLAEAFGVPTLTAKEWLRETYGVEGEEYEPLYVLIGRQKGYHGILAPQEVLTRYIVEDVPTGLVPLSELASIVGVPTPLMDAVIAIASVIHQRDYRKIGRNLHSLGISGMSLEEILSLVERGAAKCR; encoded by the coding sequence ATGCATGAGGTTGCAATATTAGGTGCAGGGAGCGGTGGAATGGCTATAGCTGCGGTCTTGAGTAGGGAAGGGTGCAATGTGAGATTGTATGACAAGTATGAAGATGCCATCAGGGGGATCGCTGAAGCAGGGGGGATAACGCTTCAGACGGAAGATGGAGAAGATTTCGTTCGCGTAGGGCTTATAACAACCTCTATTGAAGAAGCTATAGCAGGAGCGGAATTGATACTCATTATAACACCTGCCTTTGCGCACAGGGAACTTGCGGTTAAGTGCGCTCCTTTTCTCGTCAATGGGCAGATGGTTATCCTCAGTCCGGGAAGAACTGCTGGTGCTCTTGAGTTTTATAACGCGGTGATGAACGTCAATCCTCAAGCGGATTTTACGGTAGGTGAGGCTCAGACTCTTGTTTATGCCTGTAGAAAGACGGCGCCATCTCGCGTTAGGATTCACAGAGCAAAGAGAAAAGTGCGCATAGCTGCTATGCCTGCTATCAGGACGGGTGAGGTTATAGAAAAGATAAGTCAATTTTTCCCCGAGTTTGAGCCTGCCGAAAACGTTCTTGAAACCAGCCTGCTAAATATAGGAGCCATATTTCATCCTGCTCCTACCATACTTAATATAACCCGTATAGAGAGAAGGGAGGAGTTTGAATTTTACATAGATGGCATAACACCATGCGTTAGCCACATTCTTGAGGCCCTTGACAGGGAGAGAATTTCCTTAGCTGAGGCTTTTGGAGTTCCAACTTTAACGGCTAAGGAGTGGCTTCGTGAGACATATGGGGTAGAGGGTGAGGAGTATGAGCCACTTTACGTTTTAATCGGGAGACAGAAAGGCTATCATGGCATACTGGCTCCTCAAGAAGTTTTAACGCGTTATATCGTTGAAGATGTTCCAACTGGGCTGGTTCCCCTTTCAGAGCTTGCGAGTATAGTGGGTGTTCCAACACCTCTCATGGACGCGGTAATAGCTATTGCGAGCGTTATACATCAGAGGGATTATAGGAAAATAGGCAGAAACCTACACTCCTTGGGGATCAGTGGAATGTCTTTGGAGGAAATTCTATCGCTTGTGGAGAGAGGTGCGGCTAAATGCCGATAG